Part of the Mytilus edulis chromosome 9, xbMytEdul2.2, whole genome shotgun sequence genome, CATGAGAAGCAATATGTATGACAAAGTTTCTGATAATGTCTTAAAGGGAAAAAATGATATGATTTATGAGTAACATTACATACAAGAAGGTTCCTGCTGACAGCAGTTgacaaaatgttttataacatgaTCATGaggtttttgttttatctaaagaCTATTTCATTAGATGGagattttatttatgtttgtatttCATACTAAGAGATAAAATTAATATGAAAAGTTGGTGTTTCTGACCTCTGACTTATAAGTAACCAATATCATGAATTAGGTCATGTAGGTGGTCCAAAACACATGGTTCTCAGACTTCATTTGCAAAACTAACAGTGCTGTATTCTTACACAATGGAAAAAGTAGGTCAAttaaataataaccaaaaatcaatattttgttgACTTATACACTGCTATATGCATTCATGTATTTTGACAATCCTGCATTTAACAACATTCATATATCCTTTGAATGTgtttctcaaaattttatttttgcaggTTAATGACTTTTGGCAGTTAGATCACTGGTAGTACATGAGAATATTTTCTTTCTATTCATTTGCCTGTCTCTTGTGACctccaataaataaaaaaaaagttgacttaATGAcatataaaattcaattttataatttgatttgtcGATAAACAAAATTGTATCGTCATTATTTATATCCCTAAATGTAAAAATGATGAGACGCTACTTTGATACAATTGTAGAAACACATCTAAATTcattataaattttgtataaaaaggcgataaaaaaaaatgctgcttAAAAGTTTGACTTGTTTAATTTAATGATTTCAAGTATCAAGTTTTTGAAAGTCAGTCTACCATGATTTTAATTggttttagttttgttttattgtcatttttggaTAAAAGATTACCTAAATATTGACCTTGATCTTTACACACGACTTTTAGGTTAGAAAAGTAATAGACTTAAGAATGTTAATAACTTGACATAATATTTGTTGACCTCTTCATGTATATAGTTTATTTTTCAGCAGTTGAATTTGAAATGATGAGGAAATTGATATTAAGAGAAGTCAAGTAGagcttttgtcattttttatcaATGTTTGGTCTATATCCAggatgtacatgtaataatatatTTCCTGCTTTCAAGTTTAATTTGTTAAACATtacaaaacatattataaatGTTCTAATTGTTTATTGCAAATTGTTGTTTTTCAGGTGATTTAGCAAAATTAAAAGACCAAGTATTTGTAATTAAAGAAGGATCAGCATACAAGATGCGAGTCAAATTTTTTGTCCAgaaaaaagaaattgtttcagGTTTAAAATATGTCCAGAAAACATATCGAAAAGGCATCAAAGGTAAAGactaaaatgtatatttgttttacaggTGATTTATCCAAATTAAAAGAACAGGTGTTCACAATAAAGGAAGCTGCCCCATATAAAATGAGGGTAAAGTTCTTTGTCCAGAAAGGAGAACTTGTTTCTGGGTTAAAATATATCCAGAAAACATACAGAAAGGGTGTTAAAGGTATTTTGTGCATGCAAGTGGCGTAACCAGATTTTGTGAAACCCCTTTATGTTACAATTTACTCTGGATGTTAGCACAAAATCCCTTTGAATATATtatcttattatttaaaaatagaaagaatTGGTTttgcagtaaaataaaatatacataaatatcatAGTTTTGACTATACATATAAACTGAATTCACTGGAAAAAATACTTTGCAAGGTCTTAATATTATATTAGTTTagcaattaacatgattaaagcacAATATtgtatttcatgaaaaaaaagaataaaattaaatcacattATGGAATGCTTAAAGAAATAACGCTACAAGTCTTGAAGTAAGCTGTTGACATAGTTTTATATgacagatttaaaaacaaaatttaaaaatttaatacgaGAACTTCAAAATATTTGCAAGATTACTGCTAGCATTTTACATTATTAAATCTTTTATGCatgatttatattttgacaaGTATACTTGATACTTTTTGTCCAGAAATATACGTTCATAGATTTTGTGCAGCTTTTTTTATCTAATGTCCAGAGTAAAGGGTGGAATGCAATGAATATCCATTGGACCAATGTATGCACGCAATGGCATTGTCATGTTAAATGTTGTAACACTCCTGCTTGGTTGTGTATGAAAAAAAAGctttttggtattatttttatttacttgagaaattctttttccttcattcattttatttttttgccagCATGATCAGTGTTGTTTATCATCATACTTTCATAAAATTTATTGGATGTAAATTATCGAGTGTGTCCTTTGCAAAGACGTCTGCACATGGATGcatattttcatcattattagCATAAGATATgttgtttaaaattgtttattcatTATCATACagataaagcaaaacaaatcaATGGAATTTTTTTTACTCGTGAGAATAAAGAActgcaaattgttaaaaaaatgaatattactCTCACAATGAATTTAAGTGGTTTGCTGATAAAGTGATAGATCCTATAAGAACTTAATTTGAAGCTTTACGTTTTTGGTTCTCTTAATGAATTTctatgatataatttttatgataatagAAATTTATTATTTACACTTGTAATAGTTATTATAGGATATTTTAGAAGTGCCTATAAGGTAAGTATGTGTTTGTAATTGTTATATGACAATTAATATGTCAATAAACTTATTATTATAAAACTTTCTGAAAGTTATACTAAACTTTAACTTGACCATATTTCAGTGGATACATCAAAATTCATGGTTGGAAGTTACCCACCCAAGGCAGAAGCTCATACCTGGTCTACACCTATAGAAGATGCACCCTCAGGAATGTTAGCAAGGGGAGATTACAAGGTCGAAAGTTTATTTACTGATGATGATAAAAACGAACATCTAAAATGGACATGGAAGTTTGAAATCAAGAAAGATTGGGCATAAAATAATCAACCTTTTTGTAACATGACAAATCAACTGGTCATTTTAACTCATAATATATAGctttttacaattttgtataatAATTTGTTTATAAACTCACAAAATTATTGCCTGATTCAGTATATTTATGTTTGGCAGTCTATATTGTCAAGTGCCTAAATACAGTAGTCAGCTGCATAGATATATGTACTCTATAGTCTCCATCTATTTTGTGTAAAAACTCAACTTCCAAGTCTCAAACTGTATTAATGGATAGTTATCTTTTTGTATTGAATATAGgatttaattaaatataaaagcAAACAGAATCTCTCTGAAGGGAGTTGTGTGAAGGACAATACATGCTCATGTGCTATagcaaaatttatatttttttctaaatatgatTTAGTTTCTACTTATTTTCATGTGCCAAATTGGGTATTTTTTCATGTGGTTTCTGCTCAAATAAATGTCACCAAAGAGTTTCAGTATTACGTAAAAGTAGAAATTAACCAAGTAAAATAATATCACATGGTTTTTTTGACACATTTATTTGGTAAAAGaatgaaatgaagaaatataaaGAGATCTCTAATTAATCTGATTTTATTGTTAAATGCTTGTCCACTTTTGTTTGGCTTTGTACACCCTTAGTCATTTCctataaaatagtcaaaacagtCCTTTTCACCCATTCACTTATCTGAGGCAGGGACAAATTATTATATAATCTCAACTTTGGAAATTTTACTCCCAATACAAGAAGAGCCCTTTACAACTGCCAACCAATTTAACATTATAAGACTGGTACATGTATACTTATGTTATCTTCATCTTCATGCGATGCAAACTAGCGtcataattgatataaatatagGTTTCCCCTATTTTGTTACTGAGTGTTCCCTAAGTTGCAGTATGTTTTATATATTGGCAAATCGGATAAGCCCAAGATTTGCTTTATGTCAAGCACTTTTTACTTCAAATTTTGTGAACTAACATGTAAATTTGTACAAGGTATTTTGTTATGTAAATTTTTTAGTGCAATTTCTCACAAACAGAATTTTTGTAGAAAACCAATTATTTCTTTcaagtttttatgtattttgtattaaattttcCAGCATTTATCTATGTGCAATGTTGAGATTATGGTGTAGAACTTTCGAGTGAGCTGCTTAAAACAGATTAGAAAAAGGCCATATTATCAAcataactgatttttttattggTGCCAGTGTGAATCAATAGAAAAATTCACAATTTATGTTGGTTTTTCTTTAAAACACCTTAGAATTGTAAAGATATAGTACATGTAATATAGATCTTAGCCCATTTAACAAATTATGATCAAATATTGTTAATTTAGTTCAATAACTTTTCTGAATAATTTATAAGCATTGCTTTATTGACATAGAACAATTTACTAATTTTGACTCAATTAATAGAATGATTATTCATGCCAAGAATAAGCAATCAATAACAGAATGGAACAATGAGGATAAGATGCAATTTTTTGGTAAAGATCTGAAGAAATATATGTATGGTTAAAGTCCTATCTgttttaatgttgttgttttttatgctGGTGCTGATTCTATGCAATCATCATAAGTGCTGGACATTATGAAACATGCCAAATAAATCATGGTGTATCCATCTTACAGTGTTCGTTTTTTCTTTTGCCAGTGATGAAGTGAGAGAAGTAAGACGAGAAATAACAAACTATTTATGTGAGATCAATCTAACATGaaataatatcaaattatttttatactcTTTCTTTCTGAAGTGAATGATATAAGTGATTGAAGAGCGAGTCTGTTATTATTTATCAATCTGTCTgccccacttttttttttatcccaactGCTTCTGTACCGCCTTACAGACTTTTGTAATCTTTCACCACATCCTATTTCATTTCTTCAAGGATGCACTTGTGTCATATTTGCACACTACACATATTTGTACCCATTTATCCTGAAATCCCCTCATCAAAATTGAATGCTATTGTGTACATCCTTGGTTTTTTatgcccatttatgggcattatgttttctggtctgtgcgtcggtctgtgcgttcgtctgtcccgcttcaggttaaagtttttggtaaaggtagtttttgatgaagttgaagtccaatcaactgaAAACTTCCCtatgatatgttctttctaattttaatgccaatttgaGATTTAATACcatgtccactgaacatagaaaatgatagtgcggatggagcatctgtgtacttgggacacatttttgtttttatccaaATTTGCTACTGCTTTATCTGATGGAGAAAGGTAACATTGTGGAGCTTACTTGCAATAGTTGATATTTTTCAGGATGTTGCATTATTATTTACACTTTTCAATGACAATAACTGCTTTATACTTTTCAATGACAATAACTGCATCAAACATGACCGCCACAGTGGCCAAACTGTGGGAAACAAAGGCAATCTTGAATAACAAGTTTATATATAAACTTCGGAGTCAAAAGtaggtaatatgaaaatagtctattgcCAGTTGACTCCTTATAGATAGTACTCCCTTAACTGATGACCTTTACCCTTTTTATTCACCTAGCGCTTATCCAGCAGAAACAGCCTGAACCATTTGTTGAAAATTCAACggtatatttcaaaagtaagaagACCTATATGTTACATTCTTTGTATAGAAAACCTTGTGAACTTTTGGTCTGTAAAATGTCTAATGTCCTTACCCATCTTTTCATGGTTTCTTACCAGCTTGTACAAGTTTCTTAAGTCAAGAGAATTTCTCACTTATAATGAGTAATATGGTACCGtaattatatttgatatatggGATCCTTGCAAGGTCTGTCTACCCAACAGGGCTTAggtgacctcaacctcatttgaTTGATCTGTGATCAAGGTTGAAGTTATATGATTTGGTTTGTTTCCCAAATACTTGAGGCAGAACATCAtctatgtttggtgtatggaatgattgtaaggtgcactTTAGTAAAATTCATGCTATGTCAACACTGATATATGGTATGGTTGTACAAGGATATGTCATAAAACCTGGACCTCATTTCACACATTGCAGTTATCAGGGAAATTGTTTGGGATAAGGTCTCTTTCTTTCAAACTTCACATGATcaacaaataatatttatatttgctGAGAACTTCTATTGTCTATTTAAAAGCAAAAGGGGTCGGGTATATTCTGTATCACAGGTTGAATTTAGTTTTTATCCTCAATCATTACATGTAATTTTGTTCTTTCGATTGAAAGGAGTATTTTCAAGCTACTAATAAGTTTGGTAAAGGTTGGATATGAAGTCAGATTTGTTTAAAGATTAAAAGAAATCATCAACAAACCaacttttttcttaaaattttgatccTGTAAGCTACTGTGACCTTTATATTTCACTTACTTACCTCTAAATCAATAATATGTGTTACCCCAAGGTATATTGACCACATAAGATGTATAA contains:
- the LOC139488170 gene encoding rho GDP-dissociation inhibitor 1-like isoform X1, translating into MAESEANPAPEDVHEEDTNAPGYKPPEFEPLENILKKDQEDESLNKYKQALLGGGDAQDPFPNDPRRVIVTELALVVQDRDDVTLDLTGDLAKLKDQVFVIKEGSAYKMRVKFFVQKKEIVSGLKYVQKTYRKGIKVDTSKFMVGSYPPKAEAHTWSTPIEDAPSGMLARGDYKVESLFTDDDKNEHLKWTWKFEIKKDWA
- the LOC139488170 gene encoding rho GDP-dissociation inhibitor 1-like isoform X2 yields the protein MAESEANPAPEDVHEEDTNAPGYKPPEFEPLENILKKDQEDESLNKYKQALLGGGDAQDPFPNDPRRVIVTELALVVQDRDDVTLDLTGDLSKLKEQVFTIKEAAPYKMRVKFFVQKGELVSGLKYIQKTYRKGVKVDTSKFMVGSYPPKAEAHTWSTPIEDAPSGMLARGDYKVESLFTDDDKNEHLKWTWKFEIKKDWA